A section of the Neofelis nebulosa isolate mNeoNeb1 chromosome 12, mNeoNeb1.pri, whole genome shotgun sequence genome encodes:
- the GTF3C4 gene encoding general transcription factor 3C polypeptide 4 isoform X3: MSSADKARVGLAADGPAPPEEEEGEGGGEAGGKEPAADAAPGPSAAFRFLVTRREPAVKLQYAVSGLEPLAWSEDHRVSVSTARSIAVLELICDVHNPGQDLVIHRTSVPAPLNSCLLKVGSKAEVAECKEKFATSKDPTVSQTFMLDRVFNPEGKALPPMRGFKYTSWSPMGCDANGRCLLAALTMDNRLTIQANLNRLQWVQLVDLTEIYGERLYETSYRLSKNEAPEGNLGDFAEFQRRHSMQTPVRMEWSGICTTQQVKHNNECRDVGSVLLAVLFENGDIAVWQFQLPFIGKESISSCNTIESGINSPSVLFWWEYEHNNRKMSGLIVGSAFGPVKILPVNLKAVKGYFTLRQPVVLWKEMDQLPVHSIKCVPLYHPYQKCSCSLVVAARGSYVFWCLLLISKAGLNVHNSHVTGLHSLPIVSMTADKQNGTVYTCSSDGKVRQLIPIFTDVALKFEHQLIKLSDVFGSVRTHGIAVSPCGAYLAVITTEGMVNGLHPVNKNYQVQFVTLKTFEEAAAQLLESSVQNLFKQVDLIDLVRWKILKDKHIPQFLQEALEKKIESSGATYFWRFKLFLLRILYQSMQKTPSEALWKPSHEDSKILLVDSPGMGNAEEEQEEGTSRQASRQGLQERSREGDPEDPIDDSLTPGDAGGREPMEEKLLEIQGKIEGVEMHLTREHMKRVLGEVYLHTWITENTSIPTRGLCNFLMSDEEYDDRTARVLLNLPVLPESDLQKVFAP; this comes from the exons ATGAGCTCGGCTGACAAGGCCCGGGTGGGGCTCGCGGCCGACGGGCCTGCGCCgcccgaggaggaggagggcgagggGGGCGGCGAGGCGGGCGGGAAGGAGCCGGCTGCAGACGCGGCCCCCGGGCCCAGTGCCGCGTTCCGCTTCCTGGTGACTCGGCGGGAGCCGGCCGTGAAGCTGCAGTATGCGGTGAGCGGCTTGGAGCCGCTGGCCTGGTCCGAGGACCACCGCGTGTCCGTGTCCACGGCCCGCAGCATCGCTGTGCTGGAGCTCATCTGCGACGTGCACAACCCGGGCCAGGACCTGGTTATCCACCGCACCTCGGTGCCCGCTCCTCTCAACAGCTGCCTCCTCAAA GTTGGCTCTAAAGCAGAAGTTGCTGAGTGTAAGGAGAAGTTTGCCACCTCGAAAGACCCCACAGTCAGTCAGACTTTCATGTTGGATAGGGTGTTCAACCCTGAGGGGAAGGCTTTGCCGCCGATGAGGGGATTCAAATATACTAGCTGGTCCCCCATGGGCTGTGATGCAAATGGCAGGTGCCTCTTGGCGGCACTGACCATGGACAATCGCCTGACCATCCAGGCTAACCTCAACAGACTCCAGTGGGTCCAGCTGGTCGATCTGACAGAGATTTATGGAGAACGTCTCTACGAGACCAGTTACAGGCTCTCTAAAAATGAGGCTCCGGAAGGGAATCTCGGGGACTTCGCAGAGTTTCAGAGGAGACACAGCATGCAGACTCCGGTCAGGATGGAGTGGTCGGGCATCTGCACCACTCAGCAGGTCAAGCATAACAACGAGTGCCGGGACGTAGGCAGCGTGCTCCTGGCGGTCCTCTTCGAGAACGGTGACATTGCCGTGTGGCAGTTTCAGCTGCCCTTCATAGGGAAGGAATCCATCTCATCGTGCAACACGATCGAGTCCGGAATCAACTCtcctagtgttttgttttggtgggaATATGAGCACAATAATCGGAAAATGAGCGGCCTTATCGTGGGGAGCGCTTTTGGACCCGTAAAAATCCTGCCCGTCAATCTCAAAGCAGTTAAAGGCTATTTCACTCTAAGGCAGCCTGTTGTCTTGTGGAAAGAGATGGACCAGTTGCCAGTGCACAGCATTAAATGTGTCCCGCTCTATCACCCTTACCAGAAGTGTAGTTGTAGCTTGGTGGTGGCAGCAAGAGGATCCTACGTGTTTTGGTGTCTTCTTCTGATCTCCAAAGCAGGCCTCAATGTTCACAATTCCCACGTCACAGGCCTTCACTCGCTGCCGATCGTCTCCATGACTGCGGACAAGCAGAACGGGACGGTGTACACGTGTTCCAGTGACGGGAAGGTGAGGCAGCTGATTCCCATTTTCACAGATGTGGCGTTAAAGTTTGAACACCAGCTAATTAAACTCTCGGATGTGTTTGGCTCCGTGAGGACGCACGGGATAGCGGTGAGCCCCTGCGGCGCGTACCTGGCCGTCATTACGACCGAGGGCATGGTCAACGGCCTCCACCCCGTTAACAAAAACTACCAGGTCCAGTTCGTAACTCTCAAAACCTTTGAAGAGGCAGCTGCTCAGCTCCTGGAGTCTTCCGTTCAGAATCTCTTCAAGCAGGTTGATTTAATAGATCTGGTTCGCtggaagattttaaaagataaacacatCCCGCAGTTTTTACAAGAAGCTTTGGAAAAAAAGATCGAAAGCAGTGGGGCCACGTATTTTTGGCGTTTCAAACTGTTCCTCTTGAGGATTTTGTATCAGTCGATGCAGAAAACCCCTTCAGAAGCATTATGGAAACCGTCCCACGAGGACTCCAAAATCTTACTCGTTGACTCCCCTGGGATGGGCAATGCCGAGGAGGAACAAGAGGAAGGCACTTCCAGACAGGCCAGTAGGCAGGGCCttcaggagaggagcagagagggcgaTCCCGAGGACCCCATCGACGACTCGCTGACCCCTGGAGACGCCGGGGGCCGGGAGCCGATGGAAGAGAAGCTCCTGGAGATCCAAGGGA